In the Leptospira limi genome, one interval contains:
- a CDS encoding YceI family protein, giving the protein MKIFYSILALFIVGILGPIVAEENCEYVYDPNKTNLEWTAFKFTEKTGVKGKFDNIQVTGKTKDKSKFGVAEKIRFQIDSSSVNSSNPDRDAKIKKFFFGSVKGNQKLTGHFSDLTSGETGTAKLHLQFGKFKTSVPVNFVWKDDTVEVVGTVDVATLGLTQGLSKLNAECNDLHKDADGVSKLWPTVDVKVVSTLKKVCK; this is encoded by the coding sequence ATGAAAATTTTTTATTCTATTTTAGCTTTATTCATTGTCGGCATTTTGGGGCCAATTGTTGCAGAAGAAAATTGTGAATATGTGTATGATCCCAACAAAACCAACTTAGAATGGACAGCGTTCAAGTTTACTGAAAAAACAGGTGTTAAAGGTAAATTTGATAACATTCAAGTTACGGGAAAAACGAAAGACAAATCAAAGTTTGGTGTCGCAGAAAAAATTCGATTCCAAATTGACAGTTCGTCCGTGAACTCATCCAATCCAGATCGCGATGCCAAAATCAAAAAGTTTTTCTTTGGATCTGTAAAAGGAAATCAAAAATTAACAGGTCATTTTTCAGACCTCACATCGGGAGAAACTGGCACTGCAAAATTACACCTACAATTTGGAAAATTCAAAACATCAGTTCCCGTAAACTTTGTATGGAAAGATGATACGGTAGAAGTAGTGGGAACAGTGGATGTGGCAACTCTTGGTTTAACACAAGGTTTATCTAAATTAAATGCAGAGTGTAATGATTTACACAAAGATGCAGATGGAGTGAGTAAACTTTGGCCTACAGTTGATGTGAAAGTAGTTTCCACATTGAAAAAAGTTTGTAAGTAA
- a CDS encoding GNAT family N-acetyltransferase, with protein MLDIKIKKLSSNELDEFVALIRVFEEVFEMKQFQMPNESYLQSLLSRDDFFVFVTLLDGKVIAGLTAYLLRQYYSERPLVYIFDLAVQSKWQRNGIGKSLIKKINEHCKKEGMEEVFVQADLADEYALDFYRSTGGLPEEVIHFTYPLN; from the coding sequence ATGTTAGATATTAAGATAAAAAAACTTTCCTCGAATGAGTTGGATGAATTTGTCGCACTCATTCGAGTTTTTGAAGAAGTATTTGAAATGAAACAGTTTCAAATGCCAAACGAGAGTTACCTTCAATCTCTTTTATCTCGAGATGATTTTTTTGTTTTTGTTACATTACTTGATGGAAAGGTAATCGCTGGACTCACTGCTTATCTATTGAGACAGTATTATTCTGAAAGACCACTCGTTTATATTTTTGATTTGGCAGTACAATCAAAATGGCAACGAAACGGAATTGGTAAATCGTTAATCAAAAAGATCAATGAACATTGTAAAAAAGAAGGGATGGAAGAAGTATTTGTCCAAGCAGATTTGGCCGATGAGTATGCATTAGATTTTTACAGATCTACTGGTGGTCTTCCAGAAGAGGTAATTCACTTCACGTATCCTTTAAATTAA
- a CDS encoding SRPBCC family protein, translating into MEQYNFVYVTFILSTPEKVWNAITDPEITSKYWSDPLSKNPAHINVSEWKLGSEWKHVKMDETKTVDIVGKVLEIDPPNKLVISWSRPKDKDDESKHSRVTFEISNYANGLVRLTVTHLDLDPQMFNGISSGWPSVLSNLKTYLETGKHLAGHIHL; encoded by the coding sequence ATGGAACAATATAACTTTGTTTATGTGACATTTATTCTAAGTACACCAGAAAAGGTATGGAATGCAATCACCGATCCAGAAATCACAAGTAAGTATTGGTCAGATCCTTTGTCCAAAAATCCTGCTCATATCAATGTATCAGAATGGAAACTTGGATCGGAGTGGAAACATGTGAAGATGGATGAAACAAAAACCGTTGATATCGTAGGTAAAGTTTTGGAAATAGATCCTCCTAACAAATTAGTGATTTCATGGTCACGACCGAAAGATAAAGACGATGAATCAAAACACTCTCGAGTCACGTTCGAAATTTCCAATTATGCAAATGGACTTGTTCGATTGACTGTCACTCACTTAGATTTAGACCCACAAATGTTTAATGGCATTTCGTCTGGATGGCCAAGTGTTCTTTCCAATCTAAAAACGTACTTAGAAACAGGTAAGCACTTAGCAGGACATATCCATTTGTGA
- a CDS encoding ArsR/SmtB family transcription factor, producing MQKEGKGTDLIFKAMADPNRRKVLDLLFSKNGQTLTQLCEKLDMQRQSATQHIEILVKANLVTVVWKGREKLHFLNPVPIYEVYERWVRKFEENRLGFLHEIKTQLEGESHGTI from the coding sequence GTGCAAAAAGAAGGAAAAGGGACAGACCTCATTTTCAAGGCAATGGCAGATCCGAACCGGAGAAAGGTTCTAGACCTTCTATTCTCTAAAAATGGACAAACTCTGACCCAACTCTGCGAAAAACTCGACATGCAAAGGCAATCGGCAACCCAACACATTGAGATTTTGGTCAAGGCAAACTTGGTAACAGTGGTTTGGAAAGGAAGAGAGAAACTTCATTTTCTCAATCCTGTTCCGATTTACGAAGTTTATGAACGATGGGTACGTAAATTTGAAGAGAATCGTTTAGGATTTTTACACGAAATCAAAACACAATTAGAAGGAGAAAGCCATGGAACAATATAA
- the ligA gene encoding NAD-dependent DNA ligase LigA gives MPKKTKAEDPKKRILELRKEINRHNDLYYKNNAPIISDKEFDLLVKELHKLEKENPQLADSSSPTTQVGSDLSPQFSKFKHKVPVLSLENTYNESELSEWLEKTGKEETYSLEWKIDGASILLYYENGKLTHCVTRGTGGIGDIVTENVKTISSIPQNLSEPMNLTVRGEIFMTFADFEEFNEEYGGKFANPRNLAAGSIKQKDPLEVAKRPLRIFVYDVYFSSSRKGINSHKDILNVLKKEKFPLAPDTTILSGTKLIKEIESFRKKKDKMPFPVDGLVIKLDSLNLRENLGETSHSPRWARAFKFDALLKETTIEEIDFAIGRTGKVTPRARVTPISLAGTTVTYATLHNQDYIDQLGAGIGAKVLISKRGEIIPAVEKVTFPPKTVFVLPKECPSCNTKLTKVDDSVDLFCTNRHCPERKLNQLIFFCSKKQMNIEGLGERQIQIFFEKGWVKDIPDLYTLEKYKPTILELDGFGDKSVKIIFDAIEKSKEKDFRFTLPSIGLNEVGPKVTEILIENGYDSWNKLLTLAKSKSATEELTAIHGIGPRTIDALLTHLKDKETLKLVNTLIKLGLKFEADQTEKSELQPFVGQSWCVTGSFENFQPRDLAMDLITKHGGKKVTGVSSKTTHLLYGPGAGSKLDKAKELGVKLVSESEFLSLLKQEGISIS, from the coding sequence TTGCCTAAAAAAACTAAAGCCGAAGATCCAAAAAAACGAATTTTGGAACTTCGTAAAGAAATCAATCGTCACAATGATTTATATTATAAAAACAATGCTCCGATCATTTCTGACAAAGAATTTGATCTACTTGTTAAAGAACTCCATAAATTAGAAAAAGAAAATCCCCAATTAGCAGATTCCTCATCACCTACAACACAAGTAGGTTCAGACCTTAGCCCTCAATTTAGTAAATTCAAACACAAAGTTCCTGTATTATCTTTAGAAAATACCTATAATGAATCTGAACTTTCCGAATGGTTAGAAAAAACTGGGAAGGAAGAAACCTATTCTTTGGAATGGAAAATCGATGGCGCCTCCATATTGTTATACTATGAAAATGGAAAACTTACACATTGTGTAACAAGGGGAACCGGTGGAATTGGTGATATCGTCACAGAAAATGTGAAAACCATTTCTTCCATTCCACAAAACTTATCTGAACCTATGAACCTCACAGTTCGTGGCGAAATTTTTATGACCTTCGCTGATTTTGAAGAATTTAATGAAGAGTATGGTGGAAAATTTGCGAATCCTAGAAATTTAGCCGCAGGTTCAATCAAACAAAAAGATCCACTCGAAGTCGCAAAACGCCCATTACGAATTTTTGTTTATGATGTTTATTTTTCTAGTTCAAGAAAAGGAATCAATTCTCATAAAGATATTTTAAATGTTTTAAAAAAAGAAAAATTCCCTTTGGCTCCGGACACAACCATACTTTCTGGAACTAAATTAATCAAAGAAATTGAATCGTTCCGTAAGAAAAAAGACAAAATGCCATTCCCAGTGGATGGACTTGTCATCAAACTTGATTCCTTAAACTTACGGGAAAACCTCGGAGAAACAAGCCATTCCCCTCGTTGGGCAAGAGCCTTTAAATTTGATGCTCTTCTAAAAGAAACTACGATAGAAGAAATTGATTTTGCCATAGGACGTACTGGTAAAGTCACTCCAAGAGCAAGAGTGACTCCGATTTCCCTTGCTGGAACTACAGTTACTTACGCCACCTTACACAACCAAGACTATATCGATCAACTTGGCGCTGGAATCGGTGCCAAGGTACTCATCTCCAAACGTGGTGAGATCATTCCCGCGGTGGAAAAAGTAACGTTTCCTCCCAAAACTGTTTTTGTTTTACCTAAAGAATGTCCGTCGTGTAACACAAAATTAACGAAAGTCGATGATTCCGTTGATTTGTTTTGTACAAATCGTCATTGCCCAGAAAGGAAACTCAACCAACTCATCTTTTTCTGTAGCAAAAAACAAATGAACATCGAAGGACTTGGCGAAAGGCAAATTCAGATTTTTTTTGAAAAAGGTTGGGTAAAAGACATTCCTGACTTATATACTTTAGAAAAATACAAACCTACCATACTAGAGTTAGATGGTTTCGGAGATAAATCTGTAAAAATCATATTTGATGCTATTGAAAAATCCAAAGAAAAAGACTTTCGATTCACACTTCCTTCCATTGGTCTAAATGAAGTTGGTCCAAAGGTGACTGAAATCCTCATAGAAAATGGTTATGATTCTTGGAATAAACTGCTCACTTTAGCTAAATCAAAATCAGCAACCGAAGAACTTACGGCGATCCATGGCATTGGACCACGAACCATAGATGCATTACTCACCCACCTCAAAGACAAAGAAACTTTAAAACTGGTAAACACCCTCATCAAACTTGGTCTTAAATTTGAAGCAGACCAAACCGAAAAAAGCGAATTACAACCGTTTGTTGGGCAAAGTTGGTGTGTCACTGGAAGTTTCGAAAATTTCCAACCTCGTGACCTAGCCATGGATCTCATCACAAAACATGGTGGTAAAAAAGTAACAGGGGTTTCCTCCAAAACTACTCACCTACTCTATGGGCCAGGTGCTGGATCCAAACTAGACAAAGCAAAAGAACTAGGCGTGAAATTGGTTTCGGAATCTGAGTTTTTGAGTTTATTGAAACAAGAAGGGATTAGCATCTCATAA
- a CDS encoding M23 family metallopeptidase: protein MKKKIKEITSVFSQDNPKIKKQIDKVKEKGHQRMTILVIPHGYDSSFHFQISHFTILFFLGLTLGLLSLAIYGIVGSNNTQTQINQLSKIYGTYFDTYITHANQLEEMKEEYSKLNENMLELFTLIDGNDDELLKIPAEDWIESSAIESLQKEEKEDKQLDVGRKYLSEIYELRQLKHRMDNYQRLAEANFQFLYQRSDILSRSPLFNPMYSYNLTSPFGMRKSPTTGYWEYHDGLDMANAVGTPIYASAPGRVVRVTYSNVGYGHHIIIQHDFGFSTLYGHCSRIYVRSGQEVKAGEQIAEVGATGNVTGPHLHYEIFISEEGKTDPEQYMQAGVY from the coding sequence TGAAGAAAAAAATTAAAGAGATTACGTCTGTTTTTTCACAAGACAATCCGAAAATCAAGAAACAGATTGATAAGGTGAAAGAAAAAGGTCACCAACGGATGACCATTCTTGTCATCCCCCATGGTTACGATAGTTCCTTCCACTTCCAGATTTCACACTTTACCATCCTATTTTTTTTAGGCCTCACTTTAGGTCTATTGAGTTTAGCAATTTATGGAATTGTTGGTTCCAATAATACACAAACTCAAATCAACCAACTTTCCAAAATTTACGGAACGTATTTTGATACTTATATCACTCATGCCAATCAATTAGAAGAAATGAAGGAAGAGTATTCAAAACTCAACGAAAACATGTTGGAACTCTTTACTTTGATAGATGGGAATGATGATGAACTCTTAAAAATTCCAGCAGAAGATTGGATTGAATCATCAGCCATCGAATCCTTACAAAAAGAAGAAAAAGAAGACAAACAATTGGATGTAGGTCGTAAGTATCTAAGTGAAATTTACGAATTAAGACAATTAAAACATCGAATGGATAATTACCAACGATTGGCAGAAGCAAATTTTCAATTTTTATACCAAAGGTCTGATATCTTATCTCGTTCTCCATTGTTTAATCCAATGTATTCCTATAATTTAACATCTCCATTTGGAATGCGTAAATCACCTACTACTGGTTATTGGGAATACCACGATGGTTTGGACATGGCAAATGCTGTTGGAACACCTATCTATGCGTCTGCACCAGGGAGAGTGGTTCGGGTCACATACTCCAACGTGGGATACGGACACCATATTATCATCCAACATGATTTCGGCTTTAGTACGTTATACGGTCATTGTTCTAGAATTTATGTTCGTTCAGGACAAGAAGTAAAAGCTGGAGAACAAATTGCAGAAGTTGGAGCAACAGGAAATGTAACTGGCCCTCACCTTCATTATGAAATCTTTATTTCGGAAGAAGGAAAAACGGATCCAGAACAATACATGCAAGCGGGAGTATACTGA